The following coding sequences lie in one Chelonia mydas isolate rCheMyd1 chromosome 6, rCheMyd1.pri.v2, whole genome shotgun sequence genomic window:
- the LOC102941293 gene encoding rho GTPase-activating protein 11A isoform X1, with translation MTGRGRAVVRLAVLQQLRAAYGIKVKSGSCRGAAGKQPGAAAVEGKVFGISLHSLPQSVVPEYGSIPSFLVDACKYLEEHVHTEGLFRKSGSFVRLKTLKNRLDQGENCLPAALPCDIAGLLKQFFRELPEPILPADLQEALFKAQHLENEEKNTATILLSCLVTDRTIDTLRYFFNFLRNVSLRSNENKMDSSNLAVIFAPNLLHSSDNEKMSVNTEKKLRLQAAVVQTLIDHAADIGRVPEFILEKIPAMLGIDALDSTPSLKGYEESESPSQCKRRRRRSVGDIVSGALNKLKSNRTPSTTPQRDRNVTPLILTPSTKRKLPTDSSQGFSSKKRRSLKHNFAFELLSSSFFSSASTPASAQFEASPCVSLESSQSSLSPSVTSEKHLSSTENRRSKRIASKKIYRVESGKTGCFSPKISRKEMVRRSLRLKFSLGKSSKDVNILTGCPVGKGSENIGRRLASQQDLENRVESVKTDTLFSTCVSEQFSKKGSQIMSKSEENLLTPKHDKANYRMSWNGPNITDSDGASNNEASLVGYLEAEGCFSEPVLVVGKPPAIPDDLRPTTANHKQDNSLPEYSLCVDENNLTTETLLKIKKAFSESGSNLQNLIGDAKSPVSDLTEEKLSENPCLTGVSQEKDLVETSAESLAAEKSKDQFNQFANKSYTTDKYQSSQYEIKVVEENCFQNPIEIELQTQKLGMEDAPELSMPQVMSREDKLTFQNSYSKDNLKKIDSLRRKEGEELEQSERVVEDCELKSHNSEKDSSEPTVAGELPVSQLLESKNSRRKQYLQTGSYDNTVPKTLPVSDHGKVSDHVHWFNKLSLNDPCSASKTKPPLKFQRTPVRQSVRRINSLLESNRQSVSYKLAKPGDVCSPLVKSVSYDTALSSCTEKFSKNSTVSLLYCETTCTQVSTSSELDLASKSSKLINSLEQADASVKTVRICKQKVTIGNPSKSVLEDLTNHEAPKATVKMNSSINILIAAPDKSTLRKSATGKEKARYRGSPKNPISKAKLLPTAKPVDL, from the exons GGCAAAGTCTTTGGAATATCGCTTCATTCATTACCTCAGTCAGTTGTACCAGAGTATGGAAGTATTCCAAG CTTTCTTGTTGATGCTTGCAAATATTTAGAAGAGCATGTTCACACTGAAGGACTCTTCAGGAAATCTGGATCTTTTGTtcgtttaaaaacattaaag AATCGACTCGATCAAGGTGAAAACTGCCTACCTGCAGCACTGCCATGTGACATTGCAGGACTTCTTAAACAGTTCTTTAGAGAGTTACCAGAGCCGATCCTTCCAGCTGATCTGCAGGAAGCTCTTTTCAAGGCTCAGCACCTAGAAAATGAGGAGAAGAACACTGCCACAATACTGCTTTCCTGTCTTGTGACTGACAGAACAATAGATACTTTGCGATACTTTTTCAACTTTCTCAGAAATGTGTCCCTAAG atCCAATGAGAACAAAATGGATAGCAGTAATCTGGCAGTGATTTTTGCCCCAAACCTCTTGCACTCAAGTGATAATGAGAAGATGTCTGTTAACACAGAAAAAAAGCTTCGTTTGCAGGCTGCTGTTGTGCAAACACTTATTGATCATGCAGCAGATATTG GACGTGTACCAGAATTTATCCTGGAAAAAATACCTGCTATGTTAGGTATTGATGCTCTTGATTCTACTCCTTCACTGAAAGGCTATGAAGAAAGTGAATCTCCTAGTCAGTGTAAGAGAAGGAGAAGACGAAGTGTTGGGG ATATTGTTAGTGGAGCATTGAATAAACTTAAATCTAACAGAACACCCTCCACTACACCTCAGCGAGACAGAAATG TGACTCCATTGATTCTTACTCCAAGCACCAAGCGTAAACTTCCAACTGATTCTTCTCAAGGCTTCTCTAGCAAGAAAAGGCGGTCCTTGAAGCATAATTTTGCTTTCGAATTGCTCTCAAGTAGCTTTTTTAGCAGCGCCTCAACACCAGCATCAG CTCAATTTGAAGCAAGCCCTTGTGTCTCTCTCGAGTCATCTCAGAGTTCACTGTCTCCTTCAGTCACCAGTGAAAAGCATCTGTCAAGTACAGAAAATCGAAGAAGTAAAAGAATTGCAAGTAAAAAAATTTACAG GGTTGAATCAGGAAAAACTGGTTGCTTCTCTCCAAAGATTAGCCGAAAAGAAATGGTTCGCAGGTCATTACGTCTGAAATTTAGTCTGGGAAAAAGCAGCAAAGATGTG AATATTTTAACTGGATGTCCAGTTGGTAAAGGATCTGAAAATATTGGCCGGCGACTTGCAAGTCAACAAGACTTGGAAAACAGAGTTGAATCTGTAAAGACAGATACACTTTTCAGCACATGTGTCAGTGAACAATTCTCAAAGAAAG GTTCACAAATAATGAGCAAGTCGGAGGAGAACTTGCTAACTCCAAAACATGATAAAGCAAATTACCGAATGTCTTGGAATGGACCCAATATTACAGATTCTGATGGCGCCAGCAACAATGAGGCAAGTCTCGTGGGATATCTTGAAGCAGAAGGCTGTTTTTCAGAACCTGTTCTTGTTGTTGGAAAGCCACCTGCCATTCCAGATGACTTAAGGCCCACTACTGCAAATCATAAGCAAGATAATAGTCTACCCGAGTACTCGCTTTGTGTGGATGAGAATAACTTGACAACAGAAACattactgaaaattaaaaaagcattttctgaATCTGGAAGCAATCTTCAAAATTTAATAGGTGATGCAAAGTCTCCTGTATCAGATTTAACAGAAGAAAAGTTAAGTGAAAATCCCTGTCTCACAGGTGTTAGTCAAGAGAAGGACCTTGTTGAAACTTCAGCTGAAAGTCTGGCAGCTGAAAAATCTAAGGATCAGTTTAACCAGTTTGCTAATAAATCTTATACCACTGACAAATATCAATCAAGTCAATATGAAATCAAGGTTGTGGAGGAAAACTGCTTCCAAAATCCTATTGAGATTGAACTTCAGACACAGAAATTGGGCATGGAAGATGCACCAGAACTTAGTATGCCTCAGGTAATGTCCAGGGAGGACAAGTTAACTTTTCAGAACAGTTATTCAAAagataatttaaagaaaatagattCCCTCAGAAGAAAAGAGGGTGAGGAACTGGAACAGTCAGAAAGAGTTGTTGAAGATTGCGAGCTGAAGTCCCATAATTCAGAAAAAGATAGCAGTGAGCCTACTGTGGCTGGGGAGCTCCCTGTCTCACAGTTGTTGGAGTCTAAAAACAGTCGTCGCAAACAGTACTTGCAGACTGGAAGTTATGATAATACTGTACCTAAAACTTTACCGGTTTCTGACCATGGAAAGGTTTCTGACCACGTACACTGGTTCAACAAACTTTCATTAAACGATCCCTGTTCTGCAAGCAAAACTAAACCACCTCTTAAGTTTCAACGTACTCCTGTCCGCCAGTCTGTAAGAAGGATAAACTCCCTCTTAGAGTCTAACAGACAATCTGTAAGCTATAAATTGGCAAAACCTGGTGATGTTTGTTCTCCTCTTGTTAAATCCGTAAGCTATGATACTGCACTATCCTCCTGTACAGAAAAGTTCTCAAAGAATTCCACAGTTTCACTGCTCTATTGTGAAACTACATGCACACAAGTTTCTACATCATCTGAACTAGACTTAGCATCCAAATCTTCAAAATTGATAAATTCGCTAGAGCAGGCTGATGCTTCTGTGAAAACAGTTAGAATCTGCAAACAGAAAGTGACTATTGGTAACCCATCAAAGTCTGTTCTAGAAGATCTAACCAATCATGAAGCACCAAAAGCTACTGTAAAAATGAACTCAAGTATAAACATTCTGATTGCCGCACCGGATAAAAGTACCCTCAGGAAAAGTGCTACAGGAAAGGAAAAGGCTCGATACAGGGGATCTCCAAAGAATCCAATATCAAAAGCAAAACTCCTGCCAACTGCTAAACCTGTAGACTTATAA
- the LOC102941293 gene encoding rho GTPase-activating protein 11A isoform X2, protein MTGRGRAVVRLAVLQQLRAAYGIKVKSGSCRGAAGKQPGAAAVEGKVFGISLHSLPQSVVPEYGSIPSFLVDACKYLEEHVHTEGLFRKSGSFVRLKTLKNRLDQGENCLPAALPCDIAGLLKQFFRELPEPILPADLQEALFKAQHLENEEKNTATILLSCLVTDRTIDTLRYFFNFLRNVSLRSNENKMDSSNLAVIFAPNLLHSSDNEKMSVNTEKKLRLQAAVVQTLIDHAADIGRVPEFILEKIPAMLGIDALDSTPSLKGYEESESPSQCKRRRRRSVGVTPLILTPSTKRKLPTDSSQGFSSKKRRSLKHNFAFELLSSSFFSSASTPASAQFEASPCVSLESSQSSLSPSVTSEKHLSSTENRRSKRIASKKIYRVESGKTGCFSPKISRKEMVRRSLRLKFSLGKSSKDVNILTGCPVGKGSENIGRRLASQQDLENRVESVKTDTLFSTCVSEQFSKKGSQIMSKSEENLLTPKHDKANYRMSWNGPNITDSDGASNNEASLVGYLEAEGCFSEPVLVVGKPPAIPDDLRPTTANHKQDNSLPEYSLCVDENNLTTETLLKIKKAFSESGSNLQNLIGDAKSPVSDLTEEKLSENPCLTGVSQEKDLVETSAESLAAEKSKDQFNQFANKSYTTDKYQSSQYEIKVVEENCFQNPIEIELQTQKLGMEDAPELSMPQVMSREDKLTFQNSYSKDNLKKIDSLRRKEGEELEQSERVVEDCELKSHNSEKDSSEPTVAGELPVSQLLESKNSRRKQYLQTGSYDNTVPKTLPVSDHGKVSDHVHWFNKLSLNDPCSASKTKPPLKFQRTPVRQSVRRINSLLESNRQSVSYKLAKPGDVCSPLVKSVSYDTALSSCTEKFSKNSTVSLLYCETTCTQVSTSSELDLASKSSKLINSLEQADASVKTVRICKQKVTIGNPSKSVLEDLTNHEAPKATVKMNSSINILIAAPDKSTLRKSATGKEKARYRGSPKNPISKAKLLPTAKPVDL, encoded by the exons GGCAAAGTCTTTGGAATATCGCTTCATTCATTACCTCAGTCAGTTGTACCAGAGTATGGAAGTATTCCAAG CTTTCTTGTTGATGCTTGCAAATATTTAGAAGAGCATGTTCACACTGAAGGACTCTTCAGGAAATCTGGATCTTTTGTtcgtttaaaaacattaaag AATCGACTCGATCAAGGTGAAAACTGCCTACCTGCAGCACTGCCATGTGACATTGCAGGACTTCTTAAACAGTTCTTTAGAGAGTTACCAGAGCCGATCCTTCCAGCTGATCTGCAGGAAGCTCTTTTCAAGGCTCAGCACCTAGAAAATGAGGAGAAGAACACTGCCACAATACTGCTTTCCTGTCTTGTGACTGACAGAACAATAGATACTTTGCGATACTTTTTCAACTTTCTCAGAAATGTGTCCCTAAG atCCAATGAGAACAAAATGGATAGCAGTAATCTGGCAGTGATTTTTGCCCCAAACCTCTTGCACTCAAGTGATAATGAGAAGATGTCTGTTAACACAGAAAAAAAGCTTCGTTTGCAGGCTGCTGTTGTGCAAACACTTATTGATCATGCAGCAGATATTG GACGTGTACCAGAATTTATCCTGGAAAAAATACCTGCTATGTTAGGTATTGATGCTCTTGATTCTACTCCTTCACTGAAAGGCTATGAAGAAAGTGAATCTCCTAGTCAGTGTAAGAGAAGGAGAAGACGAAGTGTTGGGG TGACTCCATTGATTCTTACTCCAAGCACCAAGCGTAAACTTCCAACTGATTCTTCTCAAGGCTTCTCTAGCAAGAAAAGGCGGTCCTTGAAGCATAATTTTGCTTTCGAATTGCTCTCAAGTAGCTTTTTTAGCAGCGCCTCAACACCAGCATCAG CTCAATTTGAAGCAAGCCCTTGTGTCTCTCTCGAGTCATCTCAGAGTTCACTGTCTCCTTCAGTCACCAGTGAAAAGCATCTGTCAAGTACAGAAAATCGAAGAAGTAAAAGAATTGCAAGTAAAAAAATTTACAG GGTTGAATCAGGAAAAACTGGTTGCTTCTCTCCAAAGATTAGCCGAAAAGAAATGGTTCGCAGGTCATTACGTCTGAAATTTAGTCTGGGAAAAAGCAGCAAAGATGTG AATATTTTAACTGGATGTCCAGTTGGTAAAGGATCTGAAAATATTGGCCGGCGACTTGCAAGTCAACAAGACTTGGAAAACAGAGTTGAATCTGTAAAGACAGATACACTTTTCAGCACATGTGTCAGTGAACAATTCTCAAAGAAAG GTTCACAAATAATGAGCAAGTCGGAGGAGAACTTGCTAACTCCAAAACATGATAAAGCAAATTACCGAATGTCTTGGAATGGACCCAATATTACAGATTCTGATGGCGCCAGCAACAATGAGGCAAGTCTCGTGGGATATCTTGAAGCAGAAGGCTGTTTTTCAGAACCTGTTCTTGTTGTTGGAAAGCCACCTGCCATTCCAGATGACTTAAGGCCCACTACTGCAAATCATAAGCAAGATAATAGTCTACCCGAGTACTCGCTTTGTGTGGATGAGAATAACTTGACAACAGAAACattactgaaaattaaaaaagcattttctgaATCTGGAAGCAATCTTCAAAATTTAATAGGTGATGCAAAGTCTCCTGTATCAGATTTAACAGAAGAAAAGTTAAGTGAAAATCCCTGTCTCACAGGTGTTAGTCAAGAGAAGGACCTTGTTGAAACTTCAGCTGAAAGTCTGGCAGCTGAAAAATCTAAGGATCAGTTTAACCAGTTTGCTAATAAATCTTATACCACTGACAAATATCAATCAAGTCAATATGAAATCAAGGTTGTGGAGGAAAACTGCTTCCAAAATCCTATTGAGATTGAACTTCAGACACAGAAATTGGGCATGGAAGATGCACCAGAACTTAGTATGCCTCAGGTAATGTCCAGGGAGGACAAGTTAACTTTTCAGAACAGTTATTCAAAagataatttaaagaaaatagattCCCTCAGAAGAAAAGAGGGTGAGGAACTGGAACAGTCAGAAAGAGTTGTTGAAGATTGCGAGCTGAAGTCCCATAATTCAGAAAAAGATAGCAGTGAGCCTACTGTGGCTGGGGAGCTCCCTGTCTCACAGTTGTTGGAGTCTAAAAACAGTCGTCGCAAACAGTACTTGCAGACTGGAAGTTATGATAATACTGTACCTAAAACTTTACCGGTTTCTGACCATGGAAAGGTTTCTGACCACGTACACTGGTTCAACAAACTTTCATTAAACGATCCCTGTTCTGCAAGCAAAACTAAACCACCTCTTAAGTTTCAACGTACTCCTGTCCGCCAGTCTGTAAGAAGGATAAACTCCCTCTTAGAGTCTAACAGACAATCTGTAAGCTATAAATTGGCAAAACCTGGTGATGTTTGTTCTCCTCTTGTTAAATCCGTAAGCTATGATACTGCACTATCCTCCTGTACAGAAAAGTTCTCAAAGAATTCCACAGTTTCACTGCTCTATTGTGAAACTACATGCACACAAGTTTCTACATCATCTGAACTAGACTTAGCATCCAAATCTTCAAAATTGATAAATTCGCTAGAGCAGGCTGATGCTTCTGTGAAAACAGTTAGAATCTGCAAACAGAAAGTGACTATTGGTAACCCATCAAAGTCTGTTCTAGAAGATCTAACCAATCATGAAGCACCAAAAGCTACTGTAAAAATGAACTCAAGTATAAACATTCTGATTGCCGCACCGGATAAAAGTACCCTCAGGAAAAGTGCTACAGGAAAGGAAAAGGCTCGATACAGGGGATCTCCAAAGAATCCAATATCAAAAGCAAAACTCCTGCCAACTGCTAAACCTGTAGACTTATAA
- the LOC102941293 gene encoding rho GTPase-activating protein 11A isoform X4, with amino-acid sequence MDSSNLAVIFAPNLLHSSDNEKMSVNTEKKLRLQAAVVQTLIDHAADIGRVPEFILEKIPAMLGIDALDSTPSLKGYEESESPSQCKRRRRRSVGDIVSGALNKLKSNRTPSTTPQRDRNVTPLILTPSTKRKLPTDSSQGFSSKKRRSLKHNFAFELLSSSFFSSASTPASAQFEASPCVSLESSQSSLSPSVTSEKHLSSTENRRSKRIASKKIYRVESGKTGCFSPKISRKEMVRRSLRLKFSLGKSSKDVNILTGCPVGKGSENIGRRLASQQDLENRVESVKTDTLFSTCVSEQFSKKGSQIMSKSEENLLTPKHDKANYRMSWNGPNITDSDGASNNEASLVGYLEAEGCFSEPVLVVGKPPAIPDDLRPTTANHKQDNSLPEYSLCVDENNLTTETLLKIKKAFSESGSNLQNLIGDAKSPVSDLTEEKLSENPCLTGVSQEKDLVETSAESLAAEKSKDQFNQFANKSYTTDKYQSSQYEIKVVEENCFQNPIEIELQTQKLGMEDAPELSMPQVMSREDKLTFQNSYSKDNLKKIDSLRRKEGEELEQSERVVEDCELKSHNSEKDSSEPTVAGELPVSQLLESKNSRRKQYLQTGSYDNTVPKTLPVSDHGKVSDHVHWFNKLSLNDPCSASKTKPPLKFQRTPVRQSVRRINSLLESNRQSVSYKLAKPGDVCSPLVKSVSYDTALSSCTEKFSKNSTVSLLYCETTCTQVSTSSELDLASKSSKLINSLEQADASVKTVRICKQKVTIGNPSKSVLEDLTNHEAPKATVKMNSSINILIAAPDKSTLRKSATGKEKARYRGSPKNPISKAKLLPTAKPVDL; translated from the exons ATGGATAGCAGTAATCTGGCAGTGATTTTTGCCCCAAACCTCTTGCACTCAAGTGATAATGAGAAGATGTCTGTTAACACAGAAAAAAAGCTTCGTTTGCAGGCTGCTGTTGTGCAAACACTTATTGATCATGCAGCAGATATTG GACGTGTACCAGAATTTATCCTGGAAAAAATACCTGCTATGTTAGGTATTGATGCTCTTGATTCTACTCCTTCACTGAAAGGCTATGAAGAAAGTGAATCTCCTAGTCAGTGTAAGAGAAGGAGAAGACGAAGTGTTGGGG ATATTGTTAGTGGAGCATTGAATAAACTTAAATCTAACAGAACACCCTCCACTACACCTCAGCGAGACAGAAATG TGACTCCATTGATTCTTACTCCAAGCACCAAGCGTAAACTTCCAACTGATTCTTCTCAAGGCTTCTCTAGCAAGAAAAGGCGGTCCTTGAAGCATAATTTTGCTTTCGAATTGCTCTCAAGTAGCTTTTTTAGCAGCGCCTCAACACCAGCATCAG CTCAATTTGAAGCAAGCCCTTGTGTCTCTCTCGAGTCATCTCAGAGTTCACTGTCTCCTTCAGTCACCAGTGAAAAGCATCTGTCAAGTACAGAAAATCGAAGAAGTAAAAGAATTGCAAGTAAAAAAATTTACAG GGTTGAATCAGGAAAAACTGGTTGCTTCTCTCCAAAGATTAGCCGAAAAGAAATGGTTCGCAGGTCATTACGTCTGAAATTTAGTCTGGGAAAAAGCAGCAAAGATGTG AATATTTTAACTGGATGTCCAGTTGGTAAAGGATCTGAAAATATTGGCCGGCGACTTGCAAGTCAACAAGACTTGGAAAACAGAGTTGAATCTGTAAAGACAGATACACTTTTCAGCACATGTGTCAGTGAACAATTCTCAAAGAAAG GTTCACAAATAATGAGCAAGTCGGAGGAGAACTTGCTAACTCCAAAACATGATAAAGCAAATTACCGAATGTCTTGGAATGGACCCAATATTACAGATTCTGATGGCGCCAGCAACAATGAGGCAAGTCTCGTGGGATATCTTGAAGCAGAAGGCTGTTTTTCAGAACCTGTTCTTGTTGTTGGAAAGCCACCTGCCATTCCAGATGACTTAAGGCCCACTACTGCAAATCATAAGCAAGATAATAGTCTACCCGAGTACTCGCTTTGTGTGGATGAGAATAACTTGACAACAGAAACattactgaaaattaaaaaagcattttctgaATCTGGAAGCAATCTTCAAAATTTAATAGGTGATGCAAAGTCTCCTGTATCAGATTTAACAGAAGAAAAGTTAAGTGAAAATCCCTGTCTCACAGGTGTTAGTCAAGAGAAGGACCTTGTTGAAACTTCAGCTGAAAGTCTGGCAGCTGAAAAATCTAAGGATCAGTTTAACCAGTTTGCTAATAAATCTTATACCACTGACAAATATCAATCAAGTCAATATGAAATCAAGGTTGTGGAGGAAAACTGCTTCCAAAATCCTATTGAGATTGAACTTCAGACACAGAAATTGGGCATGGAAGATGCACCAGAACTTAGTATGCCTCAGGTAATGTCCAGGGAGGACAAGTTAACTTTTCAGAACAGTTATTCAAAagataatttaaagaaaatagattCCCTCAGAAGAAAAGAGGGTGAGGAACTGGAACAGTCAGAAAGAGTTGTTGAAGATTGCGAGCTGAAGTCCCATAATTCAGAAAAAGATAGCAGTGAGCCTACTGTGGCTGGGGAGCTCCCTGTCTCACAGTTGTTGGAGTCTAAAAACAGTCGTCGCAAACAGTACTTGCAGACTGGAAGTTATGATAATACTGTACCTAAAACTTTACCGGTTTCTGACCATGGAAAGGTTTCTGACCACGTACACTGGTTCAACAAACTTTCATTAAACGATCCCTGTTCTGCAAGCAAAACTAAACCACCTCTTAAGTTTCAACGTACTCCTGTCCGCCAGTCTGTAAGAAGGATAAACTCCCTCTTAGAGTCTAACAGACAATCTGTAAGCTATAAATTGGCAAAACCTGGTGATGTTTGTTCTCCTCTTGTTAAATCCGTAAGCTATGATACTGCACTATCCTCCTGTACAGAAAAGTTCTCAAAGAATTCCACAGTTTCACTGCTCTATTGTGAAACTACATGCACACAAGTTTCTACATCATCTGAACTAGACTTAGCATCCAAATCTTCAAAATTGATAAATTCGCTAGAGCAGGCTGATGCTTCTGTGAAAACAGTTAGAATCTGCAAACAGAAAGTGACTATTGGTAACCCATCAAAGTCTGTTCTAGAAGATCTAACCAATCATGAAGCACCAAAAGCTACTGTAAAAATGAACTCAAGTATAAACATTCTGATTGCCGCACCGGATAAAAGTACCCTCAGGAAAAGTGCTACAGGAAAGGAAAAGGCTCGATACAGGGGATCTCCAAAGAATCCAATATCAAAAGCAAAACTCCTGCCAACTGCTAAACCTGTAGACTTATAA